One window from the genome of Spirosoma rhododendri encodes:
- a CDS encoding M20/M25/M40 family metallo-hydrolase — MKKLLPLFLLGSLGVSASGASAQSLTKPEATLVGTVTKQLPETMSFLEKVVNINSGTLNKEGVRQVGDLMGDELKKLGFAVEWVPLPDSLNRAGHLVATRTGKRGKKLFLIGHLDTVFEKSLPMEPYTRVNDTTAAGQGVNDMKGGDVLIIAALKAMQTQKLLDDTSITIYMTGDEESSGGPESRRDFIERARKNDIALAFEGAQGLHNVTTGRRGSSSWTLTVKARTGHSSRIFSDLGYGAIYEAARVLTEFRRQLGQEQYLTFNPGLIVGGSSVKYDDKTARAETVGKTNIVAESALVKGDLRFLGEAQKEKARAKMREIVEKSLPLTGSKITFADGIPSMDPTPANENLRMIVDKVSRDMGLGPVGAVDPGSRGAGDVSFVAEFMPCLDGLGASGKGAHSIEETLNLKEYPVLIQRTALLLYRLTR; from the coding sequence ATGAAAAAACTGTTACCACTGTTCCTGCTGGGAAGTCTCGGCGTGTCCGCTTCCGGCGCGTCGGCACAGTCGCTGACCAAACCCGAAGCAACCCTCGTCGGTACCGTTACGAAGCAGCTGCCCGAAACGATGAGTTTTCTGGAAAAGGTCGTCAATATCAACAGCGGCACGCTCAACAAGGAAGGCGTACGGCAGGTCGGCGATCTGATGGGCGACGAACTGAAAAAGCTGGGCTTCGCCGTTGAATGGGTACCGCTGCCCGACTCGCTCAACCGGGCGGGGCACCTTGTGGCAACACGTACCGGCAAGCGGGGCAAAAAACTGTTTCTCATCGGTCACCTCGACACGGTCTTCGAGAAAAGCCTGCCGATGGAGCCCTACACCCGCGTCAACGACACAACGGCGGCCGGGCAGGGGGTAAACGACATGAAAGGGGGCGACGTGCTGATTATCGCGGCCCTGAAAGCGATGCAGACCCAGAAACTGCTGGATGATACGTCGATTACTATCTACATGACGGGCGACGAAGAAAGCTCCGGCGGCCCCGAAAGTCGGCGTGATTTCATCGAGCGGGCCCGGAAAAACGACATCGCGCTGGCCTTCGAAGGGGCGCAGGGGCTGCACAACGTTACGACGGGTCGGCGGGGGTCGAGTAGCTGGACGCTGACCGTAAAAGCCCGGACGGGCCATTCCTCACGCATCTTTAGTGATCTCGGTTATGGGGCTATCTACGAAGCCGCCCGCGTATTGACCGAGTTTCGGCGGCAACTGGGGCAGGAGCAATACCTGACCTTCAATCCCGGTCTGATCGTTGGTGGTTCGTCGGTGAAATACGACGACAAAACCGCCCGCGCCGAAACCGTTGGCAAAACCAATATCGTCGCCGAATCGGCGCTGGTGAAGGGCGATCTGCGGTTTCTGGGTGAAGCGCAGAAGGAAAAAGCCCGCGCCAAAATGCGGGAGATCGTCGAGAAGAGTTTGCCGCTGACTGGTTCAAAAATCACCTTCGCTGACGGCATCCCGTCGATGGACCCCACGCCCGCCAACGAAAACCTACGCATGATCGTCGACAAAGTAAGCCGCGACATGGGTCTGGGGCCGGTTGGAGCCGTTGATCCCGGTAGCCGGGGCGCAGGCGATGTATCGTTCGTGGCCGAATTTATGCCCTGCCTCGACGGCCTGGGCGCGTCGGGGAAAGGCGCCCACAGCATCGAAGAAACCCTGAACCTGAAGGAATACCCGGTCCTGATTCAGCGCACCGCCCTGCTGCTGTACCGGCTGACACGATGA
- a CDS encoding bestrophin-like domain: protein MDWIYSLPNWLFFIFCCGTTWLFSIVGLYGLRSWVAKIVTETAEHNDLVSYFLGSAGVIYGILLGLVAAGAWSNFQSLSNQVDEEATITAALYQDMATYPANYRKAYQQELKQYVKSIIYQDWPAHHRGEVPQESSKILRSFKNHLFAFIPNTPRLNVVHQQAINQLNELLIAHRLRLRGDQANLPELLWWVIILGALINVAISWFFVSKDRAHQLALTSLIALLLGSLLFLTAAMDNPFRGGFSVDASAFESVLYEMVTY, encoded by the coding sequence ATGGACTGGATTTATTCCTTACCGAACTGGTTATTTTTCATTTTCTGCTGCGGCACAACCTGGCTTTTCTCCATAGTCGGGCTATACGGCCTGCGTTCCTGGGTCGCAAAAATCGTTACGGAGACGGCTGAACACAACGACCTGGTGAGTTATTTTCTGGGGTCGGCGGGGGTCATCTACGGCATTCTACTTGGCCTGGTCGCTGCGGGCGCGTGGAGCAATTTCCAGAGCCTGTCCAATCAGGTCGATGAGGAAGCGACCATTACGGCGGCTCTGTATCAGGACATGGCCACCTACCCGGCCAATTACCGGAAGGCCTACCAGCAGGAGCTGAAGCAGTACGTCAAATCGATTATCTACCAGGACTGGCCAGCTCACCATCGGGGCGAGGTACCGCAGGAAAGCAGCAAAATTCTGCGGTCGTTCAAGAACCATCTGTTTGCCTTCATACCCAATACACCCCGGCTCAATGTCGTTCATCAGCAGGCGATTAATCAGCTTAACGAGCTGTTGATCGCTCACCGGCTACGGCTGCGCGGAGATCAGGCAAACCTGCCCGAGCTGCTCTGGTGGGTCATCATACTGGGTGCCCTCATCAACGTGGCCATTTCGTGGTTTTTCGTATCGAAAGACCGTGCGCACCAGCTGGCGCTCACCTCGCTGATCGCGCTGTTGCTGGGCTCACTCCTGTTTCTGACGGCCGCGATGGACAATCCCTTTCGGGGCGGTTTCAGCGTCGATGCCAGTGCTTTCGAATCCGTACTCTACGAAATGGTGACCTACTAA
- the murI gene encoding glutamate racemase has translation MLQPIGVFDSGYGGLTVLREIVRALPQYDYLYLGDNARTPYGPRSFETVYHYTLECVQHLFDQGCRLVILACNTASAKALRNIQQLDLPRLYPGAGPHDPARRVLGVIRPTAEVIGTYSKTGAVGVLATQGTVASESYVVEIEKFFPGVTVFQEACPMWVPLVENGEYDSPGADYFVRQHIDRVIAKSPDIDTLLLACTHYPLLIDKIRQAVPTATTVLSQGQIVADSLADYLRRHPAIEQQCSKTGQRQFLTTDSPADFDRKATMFYGEPVQSIHVAL, from the coding sequence ATGTTACAACCGATTGGCGTATTCGATTCGGGCTACGGCGGCCTGACGGTCCTGCGTGAGATTGTCCGGGCACTGCCGCAGTACGATTACCTGTATCTGGGCGATAACGCCCGGACGCCCTACGGCCCGCGTTCGTTCGAAACGGTGTATCACTACACCCTGGAATGCGTGCAGCACCTGTTCGACCAGGGGTGTCGGCTTGTCATTCTGGCCTGTAACACCGCGTCGGCCAAAGCCCTGCGCAACATTCAACAGCTTGATCTGCCCCGGCTTTACCCCGGTGCTGGCCCCCACGACCCGGCACGGCGGGTGCTGGGCGTGATCCGGCCTACGGCGGAAGTGATCGGAACGTATTCGAAAACGGGCGCGGTGGGGGTACTGGCAACCCAGGGAACGGTGGCGTCGGAATCGTACGTGGTCGAGATCGAAAAGTTTTTCCCCGGCGTAACGGTGTTCCAGGAAGCCTGCCCGATGTGGGTACCGCTGGTTGAAAATGGCGAATACGATAGCCCCGGTGCCGATTATTTTGTCCGGCAACATATTGATCGTGTTATTGCAAAGTCGCCCGATATCGACACCCTGTTGCTGGCCTGTACACACTACCCCCTATTGATCGACAAGATACGGCAGGCTGTGCCGACAGCTACGACTGTGCTGAGTCAGGGGCAGATTGTTGCCGACAGTCTGGCCGATTACCTTCGGCGGCATCCGGCGATAGAGCAGCAATGTTCAAAAACCGGGCAACGCCAGTTTCTGACCACCGACTCGCCGGCTGATTTCGACCGAAAAGCCACGATGTTTTATGGCGAACCGGTTCAGTCGATTCATGTTGCGCTGTAA
- a CDS encoding response regulator, with the protein MQSVTILLVEDEAILSMDLTYRLEQMGYYVVDAVDNGPDALRICEQKTVDLVLLDIHIRGEWDGVETARRIREISQMPLIFLTALTDGPTIDRARQVGPSAYITKPFNDLNLRIAIDLAIYNVTRSATVVSPIQPATDTLPTEEPSRGEIIMLTKDHVFVKQNYRFVKFPISDIRHLQSEGNYTDIVTASHKYTLRLVLNRVLEKLHANEMARTNIVRIHRSYAVNLRQVTTFSEQEVQVGGRQSPSGGVTASSL; encoded by the coding sequence ATGCAATCCGTTACTATTCTACTAGTCGAAGATGAAGCTATTCTGAGCATGGACCTTACCTACCGGCTCGAACAGATGGGGTACTACGTAGTCGACGCCGTTGATAACGGACCCGACGCGCTGCGTATCTGCGAGCAAAAGACGGTCGATCTGGTCTTGCTCGATATTCATATTCGGGGCGAGTGGGACGGGGTCGAAACGGCCCGGCGCATCCGGGAGATCAGCCAGATGCCGCTTATTTTTCTGACGGCCCTGACCGATGGACCTACCATCGATCGCGCCCGGCAGGTTGGCCCGTCGGCTTACATCACCAAGCCCTTCAACGACCTGAACCTACGTATCGCTATCGACCTGGCCATTTACAACGTCACCCGGTCGGCAACGGTTGTTTCGCCCATCCAACCGGCCACTGATACGTTACCGACCGAGGAGCCGTCGCGCGGGGAGATTATCATGCTGACGAAGGATCATGTGTTTGTCAAGCAGAACTACCGCTTCGTCAAATTTCCGATCTCCGACATCCGCCATCTGCAATCGGAGGGCAACTACACCGACATTGTTACGGCGAGCCACAAGTATACGCTGCGGCTGGTGCTGAACCGGGTACTGGAAAAGCTGCACGCCAACGAAATGGCCCGGACCAACATTGTCCGGATTCATCGCTCGTACGCCGTTAACCTGCGGCAGGTCACCACGTTCAGCGAACAGGAAGTGCAGGTGGGGGGCAGACAATCCCCGTCGGGCGGAGTTACCGCGTCGAGTTTATGA
- a CDS encoding ABC-F family ATP-binding cassette domain-containing protein has protein sequence MVNVSNVSLRYGKRVLFDDVTIKFTPGNCYGVIGANGAGKSTFLKILSGEIEAQTGTVSMSPGERMSVLNQNQSAYDEFPVLQTVIMGNKRLYDIMQEKDELYAKTDFTDADGEKAAELESEFAEMNGWDAESDAASLLSGLGIKEDMHYAQMSDLNGSEKVRALLAQALFGNPDVLLLDEPTNNLDVESVGWLENFLANFENTVIVVSHDRHFLDQVCTQIVDVDFSKVKLYAGNYSFWYESSQLALKQRQDQNKKTEDKRKELEEFIRRFSANASKSKQATSRAKLLEKLTIDDIQPSSRKYPYVHFKPEREPGDQILTVENLTYTAEDGVKLFENLSFTVNKNDKIFLYSRDGLAVSALLDILSGERTADSGTFRWGITITKSYFPNDTEKDKFFQNDLSLVDWLRQYSEEKDESFIRGFLGRMLFSGEESLKKSSVLSGGEKVRCMLSKMMLSGANALLLDEPTNHLDLESIESLNNGLIDFKGPVLFTSHDHQFVQTIANRIIEITPTGLLDKLMTYDEYLTDARVKQQREELYAAVA, from the coding sequence ATGGTTAATGTATCCAACGTCTCACTCCGCTATGGTAAGCGGGTGCTGTTCGACGATGTCACGATAAAATTTACCCCCGGCAACTGCTACGGCGTCATTGGTGCCAACGGGGCCGGTAAGTCCACGTTTCTCAAAATCCTGTCCGGCGAAATCGAAGCCCAGACCGGCACGGTCAGCATGTCGCCCGGCGAACGGATGTCGGTGCTGAACCAGAACCAGTCGGCCTACGATGAGTTTCCGGTGCTGCAAACCGTCATTATGGGCAACAAACGCCTGTACGACATCATGCAGGAGAAAGACGAGCTGTACGCCAAAACGGACTTCACCGACGCCGACGGCGAGAAAGCCGCTGAGCTGGAGTCTGAATTTGCCGAGATGAACGGCTGGGATGCCGAGTCTGATGCAGCAAGCCTGCTGTCGGGTCTGGGTATCAAGGAAGACATGCACTACGCGCAGATGAGCGACCTGAACGGATCGGAGAAGGTGCGCGCGCTGCTGGCACAGGCCCTGTTCGGCAACCCCGACGTGCTGCTGCTCGACGAGCCGACCAACAACCTCGACGTTGAATCGGTGGGCTGGCTGGAAAACTTCCTTGCTAACTTCGAAAACACGGTAATCGTGGTCAGCCACGACCGCCACTTCCTCGATCAGGTCTGCACGCAGATTGTCGACGTCGATTTCAGCAAAGTAAAACTCTACGCCGGTAACTATTCGTTCTGGTATGAGTCGAGCCAGCTGGCGTTGAAACAGCGGCAGGATCAGAACAAAAAGACCGAAGACAAGCGTAAGGAACTGGAAGAATTCATCCGTCGCTTCTCGGCCAACGCGTCGAAGTCGAAGCAGGCTACCAGCCGCGCCAAGTTGCTGGAAAAGCTGACGATCGACGATATTCAGCCGTCGTCGCGGAAGTACCCATACGTGCATTTCAAGCCCGAACGTGAGCCCGGCGATCAGATCCTGACCGTCGAAAACCTGACGTACACGGCCGAAGACGGCGTTAAGCTGTTTGAAAACCTGTCGTTCACGGTTAATAAAAACGACAAGATCTTCCTCTATAGCCGCGATGGTCTGGCGGTATCGGCGCTGCTGGATATCCTGTCGGGCGAGCGCACCGCCGATTCGGGCACGTTCCGCTGGGGCATCACGATCACGAAGTCATACTTCCCCAACGATACCGAGAAAGACAAGTTTTTCCAGAACGACCTGAGCCTTGTTGACTGGCTGCGGCAGTACTCGGAGGAGAAAGACGAAAGCTTTATCCGGGGTTTCCTGGGCCGGATGTTGTTTTCGGGCGAAGAGTCGCTGAAGAAATCGAGCGTGCTGAGCGGGGGTGAAAAAGTACGGTGTATGCTCTCGAAGATGATGCTGTCGGGAGCCAACGCGCTGCTACTCGACGAGCCGACCAACCACCTCGACCTCGAATCGATCGAATCGCTGAATAACGGCCTGATCGATTTCAAAGGGCCGGTGCTGTTCACATCGCACGACCACCAGTTTGTCCAGACGATCGCCAACCGCATCATCGAGATCACCCCGACGGGCCTGCTCGATAAGCTGATGACCTACGACGAATACCTAACCGACGCCCGCGTTAAACAACAGCGCGAGGAGTTGTATGCTGCCGTCGCATAG
- a CDS encoding oxidoreductase gives MNQPETSIWFVTGISGGLGKSLAETIMQHGDFVVGTFRNHEQVDAFNAQHDGRGLALLLDVTKPEQIQRAVQTVQDRFGRLDVLVNNAGYGFAGAVEEATEADVRAVFEANFFGMLAVTQAFLPLFRQQRHGRIIQISSQSGVKAVPGFGIYNASKFAVEGLSEALAAEIAPLGIHLTLVEPGPFRTNFAGSSFGKAEQHIADYDGTAGAFRQRMEQANGKQEGDPDKAADAIWALSRQDNPPLRLPLGKISVTTIQAKIDSLQADLNAGKAIAEQAVFA, from the coding sequence ATGAACCAACCTGAAACCAGCATCTGGTTTGTCACCGGCATCTCCGGCGGCTTAGGCAAGTCACTAGCCGAAACCATCATGCAGCACGGCGACTTCGTTGTCGGCACCTTCCGCAATCACGAACAGGTCGACGCCTTCAACGCCCAGCACGACGGCCGGGGGCTGGCCCTGCTCCTCGACGTCACCAAGCCCGAGCAGATTCAACGAGCGGTACAGACAGTTCAGGACCGTTTCGGCCGACTCGACGTACTGGTCAACAACGCGGGTTACGGGTTTGCCGGGGCCGTCGAAGAAGCCACCGAAGCAGACGTACGGGCGGTGTTTGAAGCCAACTTCTTCGGTATGCTGGCCGTAACACAGGCGTTTTTACCCTTGTTCCGGCAGCAGCGGCACGGGCGGATCATCCAGATTTCGTCGCAGTCGGGCGTGAAAGCCGTACCGGGATTCGGCATTTATAATGCCAGCAAATTTGCCGTCGAAGGGCTCAGCGAAGCACTGGCGGCTGAGATTGCCCCGCTGGGCATTCACCTGACGCTCGTGGAGCCGGGGCCGTTCCGCACCAACTTTGCCGGGTCGTCGTTCGGAAAGGCGGAGCAGCATATTGCCGACTACGACGGCACAGCCGGGGCCTTCCGGCAGCGAATGGAGCAAGCCAATGGTAAGCAGGAAGGCGACCCCGATAAAGCCGCCGACGCTATCTGGGCCCTTTCCCGGCAGGACAACCCACCCCTGCGGCTACCCCTTGGCAAAATCTCCGTTACGACTATTCAGGCCAAGATCGATAGTCTGCAAGCCGACCTCAACGCCGGTAAAGCAATCGCCGAGCAGGCCGTGTTTGCGTAA
- a CDS encoding dihydrolipoyl dehydrogenase family protein has product MQTVDVIVIGTGSAGVSAAEAAREAGKSVAIIDKQPFGGTCSQRGCDPKKVLVGVAEISARSSWMTGKGIDKQPKISWADLMAFKRTFTEPIPDRTVEKFKDEGLKQFHGVATFILADTIRVNDKEIKGKQIVIASGNKPMTLGIPGEELLIDSTGFLDLDELPDEIVLVGGGYIAFEFANVAMRAGAKVTIINDTPRPLGGFDPDLVDLLVKTMEDAGITILVNAAVSGISGKPGKLTVEYKQDGKTQSVKAGLAVHAAGRAPDIDELALDVAGVTVGKKGVVVNDYMQSVSNPAVYACGDVAEKGLPLTPMASYEGKIVGTNLVEGNTTKYEQQPVPTTVYAIPPMASVGLTEAKAKEQGKKVKVIFKDAVSWYTSKRINEPAAGSKILIDSKTDEIVGAHLLGEGSDEVINIFAVAMAHKITASDLTKTIYAYPTRSSDISYMLKE; this is encoded by the coding sequence ATGCAAACCGTAGATGTAATCGTAATCGGGACCGGGTCGGCGGGGGTGTCTGCTGCCGAAGCTGCCCGTGAAGCTGGTAAATCCGTAGCCATTATTGATAAACAGCCGTTTGGCGGCACCTGCTCGCAGCGCGGGTGCGACCCCAAAAAAGTATTGGTTGGTGTGGCCGAGATCAGCGCGCGCAGCAGTTGGATGACCGGTAAAGGCATCGATAAGCAACCCAAAATCAGCTGGGCCGATCTGATGGCTTTCAAGCGAACCTTCACGGAACCCATACCCGACCGCACGGTGGAGAAGTTCAAGGACGAAGGCCTGAAACAGTTTCACGGCGTCGCGACGTTTATCTTGGCCGACACCATTCGCGTGAACGACAAGGAAATCAAGGGTAAACAGATCGTGATTGCATCGGGCAACAAACCGATGACGCTCGGTATTCCCGGCGAAGAACTGCTGATCGACAGCACCGGCTTCCTTGATCTGGATGAACTACCGGACGAAATCGTGCTGGTTGGCGGGGGATACATCGCGTTTGAATTTGCCAATGTAGCCATGCGGGCTGGAGCGAAGGTGACAATCATCAACGACACGCCCCGACCGCTCGGTGGCTTTGATCCTGATCTGGTCGATTTACTGGTGAAGACGATGGAAGACGCCGGTATCACGATCCTGGTCAACGCAGCCGTGTCGGGCATCTCCGGCAAGCCGGGTAAGCTGACGGTTGAGTACAAACAGGACGGTAAAACGCAGTCGGTTAAAGCGGGACTGGCTGTACATGCGGCCGGTCGTGCGCCCGATATCGACGAACTCGCGCTCGATGTGGCGGGTGTAACGGTCGGCAAGAAAGGCGTGGTCGTGAACGACTACATGCAGAGCGTATCGAATCCCGCCGTGTATGCCTGTGGCGACGTGGCCGAGAAGGGGTTGCCACTGACACCGATGGCGTCGTACGAAGGCAAGATCGTCGGGACGAATCTGGTGGAAGGCAACACGACGAAGTACGAGCAGCAGCCTGTTCCGACAACGGTTTATGCTATTCCGCCGATGGCGTCGGTCGGGTTGACGGAAGCGAAGGCGAAGGAGCAGGGTAAAAAAGTAAAGGTAATTTTCAAAGACGCCGTGTCCTGGTACACCTCAAAACGCATCAACGAACCCGCTGCGGGATCGAAGATTTTGATCGATAGCAAAACGGACGAAATCGTTGGCGCGCACCTGCTGGGCGAAGGCAGCGACGAGGTTATCAATATTTTCGCCGTAGCGATGGCCCACAAGATCACCGCGTCGGACCTGACCAAAACGATTTACGCGTACCCAACCCGCTCATCGGATATCAGCTACATGCTAAAAGAGTAA
- a CDS encoding OsmC family protein, producing the protein MPIITARIERTPYETHLTTGTQVIVSDEPTDVGGQDRGMKPGELLAGSLAACTAITLRMYADRKAWPLDTAVVHVDYSHDREHKRSRFEVQLVLTGDLTDEQRMRLLEIADKCPIHQVLEHPAEFSTTLAGE; encoded by the coding sequence ATGCCAATCATCACCGCGCGCATTGAGCGTACGCCCTACGAAACCCACCTTACAACCGGCACTCAGGTCATCGTTTCCGACGAGCCGACTGATGTTGGCGGACAGGATCGGGGCATGAAACCGGGCGAGTTGCTGGCCGGGTCACTTGCCGCCTGCACCGCCATTACCCTGCGCATGTACGCGGATCGCAAAGCGTGGCCCCTCGACACGGCCGTCGTTCACGTCGACTACAGCCACGACCGGGAGCACAAGCGGTCGCGCTTTGAGGTGCAACTCGTTCTTACGGGCGACCTGACCGATGAGCAGCGGATGCGGTTGCTGGAAATCGCCGACAAATGCCCGATTCATCAGGTTCTCGAACACCCCGCTGAGTTCAGCACGACACTGGCAGGCGAATAA
- the pyrE gene encoding orotate phosphoribosyltransferase has translation MNQKQTIARHLLEVKAVRLQPENPFTWSSGWKSPIYCDNRVTLAFPAVRTYIKNALADAIRQQFPGVQAIAGVATAGIPQGALVADVLGLPYCYVRPEPKNHGMGKQIEGQLEAGQSVVVIEDLISTGGSSLKVVDALRAAGAEVLGMAAIFTYGFPVADKNFADKGVTLVCLSDYNALLTEAEAMNYISADALDSLASWRENPADWTDQ, from the coding sequence ATGAACCAAAAACAAACCATTGCCCGGCACCTGCTGGAAGTAAAAGCCGTCCGGCTGCAACCTGAGAATCCGTTTACCTGGAGTTCGGGCTGGAAGTCGCCCATCTACTGCGACAACCGCGTGACGCTGGCTTTCCCCGCTGTTCGCACCTACATCAAAAATGCGCTGGCCGACGCCATCCGGCAGCAGTTTCCGGGCGTGCAGGCCATTGCCGGTGTCGCTACGGCGGGTATTCCACAGGGGGCACTCGTCGCCGACGTGCTGGGTTTGCCTTACTGCTATGTCCGGCCCGAGCCTAAAAATCACGGCATGGGTAAGCAGATTGAAGGGCAACTGGAAGCGGGTCAGTCGGTTGTGGTGATCGAAGATCTGATCTCGACGGGCGGCAGCTCGCTTAAAGTTGTCGATGCGCTGCGTGCCGCTGGTGCGGAAGTGCTGGGCATGGCCGCGATCTTCACGTACGGCTTTCCGGTTGCCGACAAAAACTTCGCCGACAAAGGCGTTACGCTTGTTTGCCTGAGCGACTACAACGCCCTGCTGACCGAAGCAGAAGCCATGAACTACATCTCGGCCGACGCGCTGGATTCGCTGGCCTCCTGGCGCGAAAATCCGGCCGACTGGACCGATCAGTAA
- a CDS encoding hemolysin family protein: MDSYALLLGALLALILAGFFSAVEMAYVSVNRFYFELHGKQGPLGEKLVSEFLRNPILFIGTTLTGNTLFLVIYAVLGVTVLNPLLIDLLPPDWTRHESVLIGLETLILTIIFLPVADYLPKSLALIHPDRFLERLAVPLWIIYRTIAPLVRVLVGIARLIIRYGFRKRNPEIRPVFGLTDLNHYLQQLNQTANTEEDVEIDTRIFNNAIEFRDVRVRDCLVPRTDITAVEVDDTIAELQQAFQDSGHSKIIVYRNTIDDVIGYCHALSLFRKPDTIESIVTPIITVPQSMPAQDLLLRFLSERRNLALVVDEFGGTAGIVSIEDMVEQIFGEIQDEFDANEDWEERQIDANTWLLSARHEIDDLNEKYGWAIPEGSYDTLGGLILATNEDLPRVGEVIELAPFTFTIVSMNGSRIDTVNVHRNRE, from the coding sequence ATAGACTCATACGCGCTACTGCTGGGTGCCCTGCTGGCCCTGATTCTGGCCGGTTTTTTCTCCGCCGTCGAGATGGCCTATGTGTCGGTCAACCGGTTTTATTTCGAGCTGCACGGCAAGCAGGGGCCTCTGGGCGAAAAGCTGGTGTCGGAGTTTTTGCGCAACCCGATCCTCTTTATCGGCACTACGCTGACGGGCAACACGCTCTTTCTGGTTATCTACGCGGTACTGGGCGTTACGGTCCTGAACCCGCTGCTGATCGACCTGCTCCCCCCCGACTGGACCCGGCACGAGTCGGTACTGATCGGGCTGGAAACGCTGATTCTGACGATCATTTTCCTGCCCGTTGCCGATTACCTTCCCAAAAGTCTGGCGCTGATTCACCCCGACCGGTTTCTGGAACGGCTGGCCGTACCGCTCTGGATCATCTACCGCACCATCGCCCCGCTCGTTCGGGTGCTGGTCGGCATCGCCCGACTGATTATCCGCTACGGCTTTCGCAAGCGCAACCCCGAAATCCGGCCCGTTTTCGGCCTGACCGATCTTAACCATTACCTGCAACAGCTCAATCAGACGGCCAACACGGAAGAGGATGTTGAGATCGACACCCGTATTTTCAACAACGCCATCGAATTTCGCGACGTCCGGGTGCGCGACTGTCTGGTGCCGCGCACGGACATTACCGCCGTCGAAGTCGACGATACGATCGCGGAGCTACAGCAGGCTTTTCAGGATAGCGGCCACTCCAAAATTATCGTGTACCGCAACACCATCGACGACGTAATTGGCTACTGCCACGCACTGTCATTGTTCCGCAAACCCGACACGATCGAATCCATTGTAACGCCCATCATCACCGTACCGCAAAGTATGCCCGCGCAGGATCTGCTGCTGCGGTTTCTGTCGGAACGCCGGAATCTGGCGCTGGTAGTCGATGAGTTTGGTGGCACGGCCGGTATCGTCAGCATCGAAGATATGGTCGAGCAGATTTTCGGTGAGATTCAGGACGAGTTCGACGCCAACGAAGACTGGGAAGAGCGGCAGATCGACGCCAACACCTGGCTGCTGAGCGCCCGTCATGAGATCGACGATCTGAACGAGAAGTACGGCTGGGCGATACCCGAAGGCAGTTACGACACCCTCGGCGGCCTGATTCTGGCCACCAACGAAGACCTGCCCCGCGTCGGAGAGGTGATCGAACTGGCCCCGTTTACGTTCACCATCGTTTCCATGAACGGCTCCCGCATCGACACGGTCAACGTCCATCGGAATCGGGAATAA
- a CDS encoding ABC transporter ATP-binding protein, producing the protein MNILETHHIVKQYAEHRALDDVSLAVPKGSIFGLLGPNGAGKTSLIRIINQITAPDEGEVLLGGERLNPGHIRNIGYLPEERGLYKKMKVGEQLLYLAQLKGLNERQALDKLKTWFIKFDIKTWWDKQVEDLSKGMQQKVQFVATVMHDPDLIILDEPFSGFDPINANLIKDEILELRDRGKTIIFSTHRMESVEELCDHIALINRSHKVLDGSKRAIKEQFRTHTYHVEYKGALGDLPAAFALKQTGTTDDGFERADIQIPPDASVNDLIRFLLDRVAVRSFGENIPSMNDIFIRTVGAND; encoded by the coding sequence ATGAACATTCTGGAAACGCATCACATCGTCAAGCAGTACGCCGAACACCGTGCGCTTGACGATGTTAGTCTGGCCGTGCCGAAGGGTAGTATCTTCGGTCTGCTGGGCCCCAACGGAGCGGGGAAAACCTCGCTCATCCGCATCATTAACCAGATTACGGCCCCCGACGAAGGTGAGGTACTGCTGGGTGGGGAGCGACTCAATCCCGGCCACATCCGTAACATTGGCTACCTGCCCGAAGAGCGGGGGTTGTACAAGAAAATGAAGGTCGGCGAGCAGCTGTTGTACCTGGCGCAGCTCAAAGGGCTGAACGAACGGCAGGCGCTGGATAAGCTCAAAACGTGGTTTATCAAGTTCGATATCAAAACCTGGTGGGATAAGCAGGTTGAAGACCTCTCAAAGGGGATGCAGCAGAAGGTGCAGTTCGTAGCAACGGTCATGCACGATCCCGACCTGATTATTCTGGATGAACCCTTTTCCGGCTTCGATCCAATCAACGCCAACCTCATCAAAGACGAGATTCTGGAACTGCGCGACCGGGGCAAAACGATCATTTTCTCGACCCACCGCATGGAATCCGTCGAAGAACTGTGCGATCACATCGCGCTCATCAACCGGTCGCACAAGGTGCTCGACGGCTCCAAGCGGGCCATCAAAGAGCAGTTCCGGACGCACACGTACCACGTCGAATACAAGGGCGCACTAGGCGACCTGCCCGCTGCCTTCGCCCTCAAACAGACGGGCACCACCGACGACGGTTTCGAGCGTGCCGACATTCAGATTCCCCCCGACGCATCGGTCAACGACCTGATCCGCTTCCTCCTCGATCGCGTAGCCGTGCGCTCATTCGGCGAAAACATTCCCAGCATGAACGACATCTTCATCCGGACGGTGGGTGCAA